The following are encoded together in the Triticum dicoccoides isolate Atlit2015 ecotype Zavitan chromosome 6B, WEW_v2.0, whole genome shotgun sequence genome:
- the LOC119323640 gene encoding NADPH-dependent pterin aldehyde reductase-like, which yields MPAGPKNGGGGAAAARAAAAGPRTVLITGVSRGLGRALALELARRGHAVVGCGRSADPIRSLEAEMGSSCRHFLTVADVRSDSSMGELAKAVVERKQIPDIIVNNAGTINKNNKTWNVPAEEFDTVVDTNIKGTANVLRHFVPLMIQKKHGMIINLSSGWGRSAAAEVAPYCASKWAIEGLTRSLAKELPPGLAAIALSPGVVNTDMLTSCFGSSAALYQSTEQWAPKAATMILSLSLEDNGASLTV from the exons atgCCGGCGGGGCCTAAGAACGGCGGGGGCGGCGCGGCAGCCGCGCGAGCGGCGGCTGCGGGGCCGAGGACGGTGCTCATCACGGGGGTCAGCCGGGGGCTGGGCCGAGCTTTAGCTCTGGAGCTCGCGCGCCGGGGGCACGCCGTCGTCGGCTGCGGCCGCTCCGCCGATCCCATCCGCTCCCTCGAGGCCGAGATGGGTTCCTCGTGTCGCCACTTTCTCACCGTCGCCGACGTC AGGTCTGACAGCAGCATGGGTGAACTGGCAAAGGCTGTTGTGGAAAGGAAGCAAATTCCTGATATCATAG TAAACAATGCTGGTACAATAAACAAGAATAACAAAACGTGGAATGTTCCAGCAGAAGAATTTGATACGGTGGTTGATACAAATATTAAAGGAACAGCAAATGTACTTCGCCATTTTGTACCACTTATGATACAGAAGAAACATGGGATGATAATCAATTTATCCTCTGGTTGGGGAAGGTCTGCTGCTGCAGAG GTTGCtccatattgtgcttcaaagtgggCTATCGAAGGTTTAACACGCTCATTAGCAAAGGAGTTGCCTCCTGGATTGGCAGCAATTGCTCTTAGCCCTGGTGTTGTGAATACCGATATGCTTACTTCATGCTTTGGAAGTTCAGCTGCGTTATACCAATCTACTGAGCAATG GGCACCCAAGGCAGCCACAATGATTCTAAGCCTTTCACTGGAAGATAATGGTGCCTCACTAACTGTATGA